The Camelus bactrianus isolate YW-2024 breed Bactrian camel chromosome 12, ASM4877302v1, whole genome shotgun sequence genome includes a window with the following:
- the LOC123619519 gene encoding tubulin alpha-1A chain, producing the protein MRECISIHVGQAGVQIGNACWELYCLEHGIQPDGQMPSDKTIGGGDDSFNTFFSETGAGKHVPRAVFVDLEPTVIDEVRTGTYRQLFHPEQLITGKEDAANNYARGHYTIGKEIIDLVLDRIRKLADQCTGLQGFLVFHSFGGGTGSGFTSLLMERLSVDYGKKSKLEFSIYPAPQVSTAVVEPYNSILTTHTTLEHSDCAFMVDNEAIYDICRRNLDIERPTYTNLNRLIGQIVSSITASLRFDGALNVDLTEFQTNLVPYPRIHFPLATYAPVISAEKAYHEQLSVAEITNACFEPANQMVKCDPRHGKYMACCLLYRGDVVPKDVNAAIATIKTKRTIQFVDWCPTGFKVGINYQPPTVVPGGDLAKVQRAVCMLSNTTAIAEAWARLDHKFDLMYAKRAFVHWYVGEGMEEGEFSEAREDMAALEKDYEEVGVDSVEGEGEEEGEEY; encoded by the exons ATG CGTGAGTGCATCTCCATCCACGTTGGCCAGGCTGGTGTCCAGATCGGCAATGCCTGCTGGGAGCTCTACTGCCTGGAACATGGCATCCAGCCCGATGGCCAGATGCCAAGTGACAAGACCATTGGGGGAGGAGACGACTCCTTCAACACCTTCTTCAGTGAGACAGGCGCTGGCAAGCATGTGCCCAGGGCAGTGTTCGTAGACCTGGAACCTACAGTCATTG ATGAAGTTCGCACTGGCACCTACCGCCAGCTCTTCCACCCTGAGCAGCTCATCACAGGCAAAGAAGATGCTGCCAATAACTATGCCCGCGGTCACTACACCATTGGCAAGGAGATCATTGACCTCGTCTTGGACCGAATTCGGAAACTG GCTGACCAGTGCACAGGTCTTCAGGGCTTCTTGGTTTTCCACAGCTTCGGCGGGGGAACTGGTTCTGGGTTTACCTCCCTGCTGATGGAACGTCTCTCTGTCGATTATGGCAAGAAGTCTAAGCTGGAGTTCTCCATTTACCCAGCCCCCCAGGTTTCCACAGCTGTAGTTGAGCCCTACAACTCCATCCTCACCACCCACACCACCCTGGAGCACTCTGACTGTGCCTTCATGGTAGACAACGAGGCCATCTATGACATCTGTCGTAGAAACCTCGATATTGAGCGCCCAACCTACACAAACCTGAATAGGTTGATAGGTCAAATTGTGTcctccatcactgcttccctgagATTTGATGGAGCCCTGAATGTTGACTTGACAGAATTCCAAACCAACCTGGTACCCTATCCTCGCATCCATTTCCCTCTGGCCACATATGCCCCTGTCATCTCTGCTGAGAAAGCCTACCATGAACAGCTTTCTGTAGCAGAGATCACCAACGCTTGCTTTGAGCCAGCCAACCAGATGGTGAAATGTGACCCTCGCCATGGTAAATACATGGCTTGCTGCCTGTTGTACCGTGGTGACGTGGTCCCCAAAGATGTCAATGCTGCCATTGCCACCATCAAGACCAAGCGTACCATCCAGTTTGTGGACTGGTGCCCCACTGGCTTCAAAGTTGGCATTAATTACCAGCCTCCCACGGTGGTACCTGGTGGAGACCTGGCCAAAGTACAGCGAGCTGTGTGCATGCTGAGCAACACCACAGCCATTGCTGAGGCCTGGGCTCGCCTGGACCACAAGTTTGACCTGATGTATGCCAAGCGTGCCTTTGTTCACTGGTATGTGGGTGAGGGCATGGAGGAAGGAGAGTTTTCTGAGGCCCGTGAGGACATGGCTGCCCTTGAGAAGGATTATGAGGAGGTTGGTGTAGATTCTgttgaaggagagggagaggaagaaggagaggaatACTAA